One region of Mucilaginibacter sp. 14171R-50 genomic DNA includes:
- a CDS encoding DinB family protein, with the protein MNIKQANIETAQTFDELLAGLSSITDEQANTVPFAGSWTAAQVAQHVILSAGSFVELLNGPVTDTNRDPEAGVEQLKSIFLDFDTKLKSPDFIIPEDKIYQKQQLIEKLQLIKTNLLQAIDTLDMTKTCKAFEMPVMGYITRAEAITFTIVHTKRHVHQIKRIAAALAGH; encoded by the coding sequence ATGAATATTAAACAAGCAAATATCGAAACAGCACAAACCTTTGACGAACTGCTGGCCGGGCTATCATCTATAACCGATGAGCAGGCGAACACTGTACCGTTTGCAGGAAGCTGGACAGCGGCGCAGGTTGCGCAGCATGTGATTTTATCGGCAGGCAGCTTTGTGGAATTACTGAACGGACCAGTGACTGACACTAACCGCGACCCGGAAGCAGGGGTGGAACAACTTAAATCGATTTTCCTTGATTTTGATACAAAGCTTAAATCTCCGGACTTTATCATACCGGAGGATAAGATTTATCAAAAACAACAATTAATTGAAAAGCTGCAATTAATCAAAACAAACCTGCTGCAAGCCATTGATACGCTTGACATGACCAAAACATGTAAAGCATTTGAGATGCCGGTGATGGGCTATATTACCCGTGCAGAAGCTATAACCTTTACAATAGTACATACAAAACGGCATGTGCATCAAATAAAACGTATCGCCGCCGCGTTAGCGGGACACTAA
- a CDS encoding KTSC domain-containing protein, whose product MPSTVIAHIGYDAETKKLTIVYVSGHTYVYHSVPETVYKDLKASRVKGRYLRFFVKDKYLFEKIASPVPIDTSPAT is encoded by the coding sequence ATGCCCTCAACGGTTATTGCCCATATTGGTTACGATGCAGAAACTAAAAAGCTTACCATTGTTTACGTTTCAGGGCATACGTATGTTTATCATTCTGTGCCCGAAACTGTTTATAAAGACCTAAAGGCGTCGCGGGTAAAGGGCCGGTACCTGCGCTTTTTTGTGAAGGACAAATATTTATTTGAAAAAATTGCCAGCCCTGTGCCCATTGATACCTCCCCCGCCACCTGA
- a CDS encoding lipopolysaccharide assembly protein LapB produces MISHVCATPKQDSLLHILQITDPDLKEKKLVLNIRYYFNDVPVKKLETTKSELLNILQTHHVQNQEALEYFVETMYQMGIKRYKEAEKTLTKATELAHKNKAHYLLYACFTHMAFLQTIKGNTIEAISNFRLARKEALTLNDAYIQAMVDINISDIYYKNNLYSQSLLYLQEAQGIVDQKKFADNILQVMIWSNKAENYFCLGKADSVALYSKLLNNAPNTSGRLYTIHKRMAYYLALLQQNYQQAVALIRAAKDDPKFVFEAYDELNLADAYFKAGKLDSARNVALQVLAGREYQNHPEIQVRLYEILGGVALNRSDKDEAVLQYQLALGQAKKQIERLTQVGIISSQIKVDEIEGAYIRKEESFKRTRLWLVFTAISAILIIGIGTMLYRNIRQKRHYEQLFFKFKKDELAFINSHEVRRHLSNILGIVTVIENSDNKEDAFHESRNHLVNAAVQLDDAIKNISAKLDEPSAGN; encoded by the coding sequence TTGATCAGCCATGTATGCGCAACACCTAAGCAAGACAGTCTTTTACATATTCTGCAAATTACGGATCCGGACCTGAAGGAAAAAAAACTGGTGCTCAATATCCGCTACTACTTCAATGACGTACCGGTAAAAAAACTGGAGACCACCAAATCGGAGCTGCTAAATATACTGCAAACGCACCACGTTCAAAATCAGGAAGCGTTAGAATACTTTGTTGAAACCATGTATCAGATGGGGATTAAACGTTATAAGGAGGCCGAAAAGACATTAACCAAAGCTACTGAACTGGCTCATAAAAATAAGGCGCATTACCTGCTGTATGCCTGCTTTACGCATATGGCTTTCTTGCAAACAATTAAAGGTAACACCATCGAGGCTATATCTAATTTTAGGTTGGCCAGGAAGGAGGCCTTAACCCTTAACGATGCCTATATACAGGCGATGGTTGATATCAACATCTCCGATATTTATTACAAAAACAACCTGTACAGCCAGTCGTTGCTTTACCTGCAGGAGGCCCAGGGAATTGTAGATCAGAAAAAATTTGCAGATAACATTCTGCAAGTGATGATCTGGTCTAACAAGGCAGAAAATTATTTTTGCCTGGGTAAGGCAGACTCCGTAGCGCTGTACAGTAAATTATTAAACAATGCCCCAAATACATCGGGCCGGCTGTATACTATTCATAAAAGAATGGCCTACTACCTTGCTTTACTTCAACAAAATTATCAGCAGGCTGTCGCCCTGATCCGTGCAGCAAAGGATGACCCTAAATTTGTATTTGAAGCTTATGACGAATTAAACCTTGCAGACGCTTACTTCAAAGCCGGGAAATTAGATTCGGCTCGAAATGTTGCATTGCAGGTATTGGCCGGCAGGGAATATCAAAACCACCCCGAGATACAGGTGCGATTATATGAAATATTGGGTGGCGTAGCCTTAAACAGGAGCGATAAAGATGAAGCGGTTTTACAATATCAGCTGGCACTGGGGCAGGCAAAAAAACAAATTGAACGTTTAACCCAGGTAGGTATCATTTCTTCGCAGATCAAGGTAGATGAAATAGAGGGTGCCTACATACGCAAAGAAGAAAGTTTTAAAAGAACGCGCCTGTGGTTAGTGTTTACCGCCATAAGCGCAATACTTATTATTGGTATCGGTACGATGTTATATCGAAACATCAGGCAAAAAAGACATTACGAACAGTTGTTCTTTAAATTTAAAAAGGATGAGCTCGCGTTTATCAATTCGCACGAGGTACGCAGGCACCTTTCTAATATTTTAGGGATAGTTACGGTTATCGAAAACAGCGATAATAAGGAAGATGCCTTCCATGAATCACGAAACCACCTGGTAAATGCCGCGGTGCAGCTCGACGATGCTATCAAGAATATATCAGCAAAATTAGACGAGCCATCTGCCGGGAATTAA